From the genome of Athalia rosae chromosome 3, iyAthRosa1.1, whole genome shotgun sequence:
TTAAACAAGGATTTGATGTTGCCTCAAAAGATTGGAAACAGTTTCAGTAGTGAGAAAACAATTCCCTGCCCAAATTTCGAGGCTTTTGTTAAAtatcaaaagaaaattgttacTCACCCTCCACCAACTGGAGGGTATCCGCCAGTGGGAGCAGCACTTCCAGGTCTTCTGCTAAACATATCTGCTTGGGGTCCTGGGCCCGTGCTGTAATTTGGCACCGCGCCAATTGGCCTGTTAAATGGAGGCATATTATTAGGGGGTGGTCCATCGGTCCTGTTGCATTGCGATTGGCCTCCCTGATTAAACCCCCCAGGTCCCCCTGGTCCCCCATGCCCCACAACCCCCGAGCCTTCCGGAAAGCCTCTGTGACGCATCATCATAAAATTGGTAAATATGGAAATTCTACATCCTaagtaaataaacaaataaacaagttTGGATAACTAGACATATCTAATCTCATAGACTTCAAGCTTGCAAGTAGATATCGTTACATTTGCTAAAATAACTAAACAACGTGGGGTGTATGAACTATGTGATCTGGCTTCTGAACACTTACCCTGACTCTGCAAATCCTCCGCCATAAGCTGTGGTTGCACCTCCATTCCTCATTGGCCCGGTCACGCCACGGTCGTAGTCATTTCTTGGTGGGTATTCAGCAGTCCGTGCACCCCCAAAATTTTCTGTGCGTCCATAGTCAGCTGGCCCACCCCGGTTAAAATCTCCTCCCATTCCAGCAGCTGCAAGATTCACAATCAATGATTGAGATGGGGAAATACCGAAAGAAGTTTGAAGCTTGTGATTATACCAAGTGATGGGACTTACATGCACGGCCACCAAAGTCCGCCCTTGTTCCAAAATCGGCAGCTCGGCCAAAGTCTGCTCCTCTACCGTAATCAGCAGAAACGGCAGGTCCGTATCCTCCCGTAGAACCAGTAGCTGGTCCGTAGGCACCTCCCATTCCTGACGAGCTGGTCGCGTAACCTCCTAGACCACTAACATTGTTTTGTCCGTAACCACCACGATCGTTGTATCCACCACCAAAATCTGCACCACGACCCGCGTAGTCACCTCCACCCCGATTACCGTAATCATTGTAACCACTACCAGCACCAGGGCCATTTCTACCACCTCCAAAGTCTCCTCTCCTTCCAAAATCTCCTCGTCCACCGCGATCATTGCCGCCAAAGCCACTTTCTCGGCCGCCTTCAACAGTTATAAATATCAAGTTACATTaatacgatgatttttttttttatagaccTGAATACAAGAGAATTGGAACTAATTGTATCTTTGTCATGAATCAGTCAAACACGCCAAGTTTTAACTGGGATTAACCAAAGATTTAATTTAGCCTCAGAAGATTAGAAACATTCTGAATACAACAGAAGATTCTTGCCCAAATTCTGAGGCACCACCCGCTTTTGAAATAGTGTTTACCTCGACGGTCGTTATAAGGTCCTGGTCTGCCGTCGCGTCCTCCATCTCTTCCACCTCGCCCACCTCTCATGGGACCACCACGTCGATCTCCATCCCTACGAgcgccaccgccaccaccacctccacgTGACTTGCCTGTAGATTGTTCAACATTGATGGTTGCACCTTTGAAATTTGAGTTGTGGAGAGTCTTGATAGCCGTAGTCGCATCCTCTTCCCTGGCCATATGCACGAATCCGTATCGATTCATCACATCGCATTCTGTCACTTCGCCAAAGCGTTGGAACAGTTGTCTCAACTCTTCATTACGGCAATTTTCGGGCAATCGACCGACAaatatttttgtctttctctttaagaaaaaaaagcaacataGAATTCAAGCGTTCGAGTTCAAACTTACTGTACTTGCAGAAAATCTTATTCCAAGTGATTGTGTCTTTCCTGTCGACCATATCTCAACATGAGGTGAATATGGTGTCTGAGGCAGACCAAATTTTTCTAGCTCATATAAAGTTGAAATATTGGTCACAACACCGAGTATCAAATGATGTGAAACATGTGAGAGCATGCCtaaagatattttttattcgagcaTAACATGTGTGCATCTTTTTACTCACTGGAGCAGCAGTTGAAACAATCTTCTGGAACAAAGTGCAAACTTAATGGATTAATGGATGGATGAACTAAGTTAATTGTACAATTGACATTTAAGTTGGTTTCAAGAGCTTGGAAATATGTTTTCAATAATTGTACTAAAGTAATTACCTTTTCGTCCGTCATAGTGGTAGGAAATTAACACcacctggaacaaaaaattatccaatgAAAATTTCCTCTATGAACTGGCGTTGGTTATAAAGTACGCGTCACGAGCACACAACGCGGATCACATTTGAATCACATCACCGGTCACCGGCCAGCGCATCGGGCAAGATGGCCGATGAAATTCGCTGTGCTTAAAGATTATGATTGCGTGATAAAGAATTAGTGAAAAGGTTGGATAATTTGCAAGATGCGAGTACAAGGTGCTCCTTATTATAGAACGCGAGTCAACAATGCAAAAACTAGATTAAGCTCATGAACACTTGATGCGCAATACTAATAATATATATCATGGATCACAAACTCTCGGGACTGACTCCCCGCCTGTCTCTGGAATAGCGTGGCTAGATGGATCGCCGGGATGGCGGCATAACCGCATCATTGGAATAGTTGATCAATTATAAAGGTATTTggtgaatgaaatatttcggaaATCGCTATAAAGAACAGACGAATAATTGTACATACCAAAATTCACAGGAATCGTAGATATCCGGAATTAAATCTACGTAGGAACAACCTCCAACACTTCTAGAAGCGATCTTTAGCGCCGTGAAAACGGAAACGGAATGAACGTAGTCGAAGCGGCGTCGGGATGCGTTGTCGCTCTAGTCGTCGCGGTCTATCGAGGTCAGAAATAGCGGAAGTTGCCATGAGGCGACGGTATACTTTAGTCAGTTTCCGTTACTGGTTTTTTGACTCAAGTGTGCAAGGCACAAGGCCTCAAAACcactgaaatcaaaattcgaGGACGAACTGTCAAAATGGCGGAGCCGAAGTCGCGCCGTGTTGCCCAAACAGAAGATTTGTCTAACGTAGAGTTTGAAACCAGTGAAGATGTCGAAGTTATCCCAACGTTTGATAATATGGGGCTTCGCGACGAACTCCTGCGAGGAATTTATGCCTATGGTAAGTTGCGGACTATGCagcaatattctttttcaaCAACCCCCCATTTCTCCTAGTGATCGGACATTAATTTTTCTGTCTTTTAAAAGAAGCGTTCTTTAATTCAAGCTTAAGTATTATCTGACTTCGGTATTTATAATTGTCTAAAAGACTGATcccaaaaattgttttcaacagGATTTGAAAAACCCTCGGCAATCCAACAAAGATCCATTAAGCCCATAATGAAAGGAAGGGACGTAATTGCCCAGGCTCAATCTGGAACGGGTAAAACAGCCACTTTCTCAATAGCGATTCTACAGTCATTAGACACGCAAGTTCGGGAGACCCAGGTACTCTGCTTGTCACCTACCCGTGAACTTGCAACCCAAATCCAAAAAGTAATCCTAGCTCTCGGCGATTTTATGAATGTACAATGCCATGCCTGTATCGGTGGAACCAATCTTGGAGAAGATATCAGAAAATTGGACTATGGGCAACATGTTGTCTCTGGAACCCCAGGACGAGTGTTCGACATGATAAAACGCAGAGTGCTCAGAACAAGGGCAATAAAAATGTTGGTTCTGGACGAGTCGGATGAAATGCTTAACAAAGGTTTCAAAGAACAAATTTATGATGTATATCGCTACCTACCCCCTGCGACTCAGGTAGTGCTCGTTTCGGCAACTCTACCTCATGAAATTCTTGAAATGACCAGCAAATTCATGACTGACCCCATACGTATTCTCGTCAAACGGTATTGGatccttctttttattattcttctgcATCTATGATCAACTAGTTGAGTGATTGTGTTTTTGTTCCAGTGATGAATTGACGCTTGAAGGTATCAAGCAGTTTTTTGTGGCAGTTGAACGTGAAGAATGGAAATTTGACACGCTGTGCGATCTCTACGATACTCTTACCATAACACAGGCAGTAATATTCTGCAATACTAAACGCAAAGTAGACTGGCTCACTGAGAAAATGCGGGAGGCAAACTTCACAGTGTGTTCCATGCACGGTGATATGCcacaaaaagagagagataacATTATGAAGGAGTTCAGATCGGGTCAGAGGTATGTTCCGTTTTTctagaatattttattccaagATTATCCCGTTTtggtttaaaaattaattattaccttGTATTTCTTTATAGTCGAGTTTTAATCACGACAGACGTATGGGCTAGAGGAATCGATGTACAACAAGTTTCTCTGGTAATAAATTATGATCTGCCCAATAATCGAGAGTTGTATATTCACCGCATCGGACGTTCCGGTCGTTTTGGGCGAAAGGGAGTctcgataaattttgtaaaaactgACGACATTAGAATTCTTCGTGACATTGAACAATACTATTCTACGCAAATCGATGAGATGCCAATGAATGTTGCAGATTTAATTTAAATAGTATATTATTCCAAGGGTATTATTTCGCCCAGCGATGGAGCACTAAATGTATCTATGAAACTATTTTGTACCTGCAAATGAAAATTGCTATCTCAAATTAAAATTAgtcgtaaaataattatgcCCATGCTTTGGATTCATTGCAACCTGTTTTAATGTTATTGCAGcccacgaaaaataaaatcattgcATACTTCTTGTTTAAATCAATGTGTTCACTTGCCGTCATCTAtttgattcggaaaaaaatgtagcCAATTGaagtttcaataaaaattcagaaatacgATGGAATTTGTCTAATTcccttgaataattattaccgcAGCACAAGAAATTCGCGGTTGTGCTATTCAAAACGAATGATGCACCCTGCTTATACAtttaaataatcaataatccGACCTTACAACTCAGACAGAGCCTAGTGGGCCAGCTCGCGTTTTATTCAGCATCTAAACTTTCACTTGATTTGCCATTGTTGTTCAAGAAAACTATTTCATTAGTGCTGACTTAAATAGAAACTTTTATCAAGAGTAAATATTATACCCTTGTTGTCCTGGTGATTGGGCATTTAGGTTTTTGTGGATCTTGAAATGAAGTGctataatgaaaatttataatattactaACTACAACCATGCATTATTCAGTCCAAAATTGCTGTTgaagattaattatttctaattCAATTGATATCGCGAGTATGATAAATATTGGAGTTAGAGCTGTAAAACAGTATAGCGGGTCAAGTTGAAATGGATCAACAGGATAAGGATTGTCATACCAGACGGGGgcagcatcatcatcatttccACAATCATTATTTGCCAGATTCTGGAACTTCACCTCGTAAGTATATGTTTATGCCAGGTAAAATATTGATCCCTGCAGATTTACACCCTGaacaatgatgaaaataac
Proteins encoded in this window:
- the LOC105685656 gene encoding glycine-rich cell wall structural protein 1 isoform X2, with amino-acid sequence MTDEKIVSTAAPRKTKIFVGRLPENCRNEELRQLFQRFGEVTECDVMNRYGFVHMAREEDATTAIKTLHNSNFKGATINVEQSTGKSRGGGGGGGARRDGDRRGGPMRGGRGGRDGGRDGRPGPYNDRRGGRESGFGGNDRGGRGDFGRRGDFGGGRNGPGAGSGYNDYGNRGGGDYAGRGADFGGGYNDRGGYGQNNVSGLGGYATSSSGMGGAYGPATGSTGGYGPAVSADYGRGADFGRAADFGTRADFGGRASAGMGGDFNRGGPADYGRTENFGGARTAEYPPRNDYDRGVTGPMRNGGATTAYGGGFAESGGFPEGSGVVGHGGPGGPGGFNQGGQSQCNRTDGPPPNNMPPFNRPIGAVPNYSTGPGPQADMFSRRPGSAAPTGGYPPVGGGYTDGYDRADPYGPRSTGRSTKTICPPFIQNKESEKAEYPEVMDPIQNHPPAIASMEVRQPG
- the LOC105685656 gene encoding heterogeneous nuclear ribonucleoprotein A3 homolog 2 isoform X4 — translated: MTDEKKIVSTAAPRKTKIFVGRLPENCRNEELRQLFQRFGEVTECDVMNRYGFVHMAREEDATTAIKTLHNSNFKGATINVEQSTGKSRGGGGGGGARRDGDRRGGPMRGGRGGRDGGRDGRPGPYNDRRGGRESGFGGNDRGGRGDFGRRGDFGGGRNGPGAGSGYNDYGNRGGGDYAGRGADFGGGYNDRGGYGQNNVSGLGGYATSSSGMGGAYGPATGSTGGYGPAVSADYGRGADFGRAADFGTRADFGGRASAGMGGDFNRGGPADYGRTENFGGARTAEYPPRNDYDRGVTGPMRNGGATTAYGGGFAESGPIGAVPNYSTGPGPQADMFSRRPGSAAPTGGYPPVGGGYTDGYDRADPYGPRSTGRSTKTICPPFIQNKESEKAEYPEVMDPIQNHPPAIASMEVRQPG
- the LOC105685656 gene encoding glycine-rich cell wall structural protein 1 isoform X1 translates to MTDEKKIVSTAAPRKTKIFVGRLPENCRNEELRQLFQRFGEVTECDVMNRYGFVHMAREEDATTAIKTLHNSNFKGATINVEQSTGKSRGGGGGGGARRDGDRRGGPMRGGRGGRDGGRDGRPGPYNDRRGGRESGFGGNDRGGRGDFGRRGDFGGGRNGPGAGSGYNDYGNRGGGDYAGRGADFGGGYNDRGGYGQNNVSGLGGYATSSSGMGGAYGPATGSTGGYGPAVSADYGRGADFGRAADFGTRADFGGRASAGMGGDFNRGGPADYGRTENFGGARTAEYPPRNDYDRGVTGPMRNGGATTAYGGGFAESGGFPEGSGVVGHGGPGGPGGFNQGGQSQCNRTDGPPPNNMPPFNRPIGAVPNYSTGPGPQADMFSRRPGSAAPTGGYPPVGGGYTDGYDRADPYGPRSTGRSTKTICPPFIQNKESEKAEYPEVMDPIQNHPPAIASMEVRQPG
- the LOC105685656 gene encoding glycine-rich cell wall structural protein 1.8 isoform X3, whose amino-acid sequence is MTDEKKIVSTAAPRKTKIFVGRLPENCRNEELRQLFQRFGEVTECDVMNRYGFVHMAREEDATTAIKTLHNSNFKGATINVEQSTGKSRGGGGGGGARRDGDRRGGPMRGGRGGRDGGRDGRPGPYNDRRGGRESGFGGNDRGGRGDFGRRGDFGGGRNGPGAGSGYNDYGNRGGGDYAGRGADFGGGYNDRGGYGQNNVSGLGGYATSSSGMGGAYGPATGSTGGYGPAVSADYGRGADFGRAADFGTRADFGGRASAGMGGDFNRGGPADYGRTENFGGARTAEYPPRNDYDRGVTGPMRNGGATTAYGGGFAESGGFPEGSGVVGHGGPGGPGGFNQGGQSQCNRTDGPPPNNMPPFNRPIGAVPNYSTGPGPQADMFSRRPGSAAPTGGYPPVGGGYTDGYDRADPYGPRSTGRFPGPADSMPPRY
- the LOC105685306 gene encoding eukaryotic initiation factor 4A-III, which codes for MAEPKSRRVAQTEDLSNVEFETSEDVEVIPTFDNMGLRDELLRGIYAYGFEKPSAIQQRSIKPIMKGRDVIAQAQSGTGKTATFSIAILQSLDTQVRETQVLCLSPTRELATQIQKVILALGDFMNVQCHACIGGTNLGEDIRKLDYGQHVVSGTPGRVFDMIKRRVLRTRAIKMLVLDESDEMLNKGFKEQIYDVYRYLPPATQVVLVSATLPHEILEMTSKFMTDPIRILVKRDELTLEGIKQFFVAVEREEWKFDTLCDLYDTLTITQAVIFCNTKRKVDWLTEKMREANFTVCSMHGDMPQKERDNIMKEFRSGQSRVLITTDVWARGIDVQQVSLVINYDLPNNRELYIHRIGRSGRFGRKGVSINFVKTDDIRILRDIEQYYSTQIDEMPMNVADLI